In Tachysurus fulvidraco isolate hzauxx_2018 chromosome 3, HZAU_PFXX_2.0, whole genome shotgun sequence, a single window of DNA contains:
- the LOC113643586 gene encoding uncharacterized protein LOC113643586 isoform X1: MSGSKSILWITFAAFCVTTGSCKVFYRKTGDTVKMDCASGGPKNEVEWKMNNMLVLALDKTGRTRKAGLGNSDRVRLEGNSLKISALQRTDSGEFTCKADKHILYVASANANPSVVMHSGETKLSCDITGDFKATFKWITPNSTMYGTNKEVTVKATSEHSGSWKCTITNNKEDVITLEVIVKVVGPLITSEKVTVSEGDSAVLPCSLPNSSELSITGGSWARNPSGVHLVTLMRIESEVKWNKTKVNTDKVGFSDTKLSNFDVKLKKVKLDDAGVYVCSLMFDNGKSLSASLMLMVSKRVGPPPGTDSNRPTMQRMWFGLPLWIWILLLAILFVVVLFIVATIVFLCYKKKRMKRKMKNSKRQPKNFCMCDRTKKQPGKSPGKSPGKRGRPPPLPRHQYSSLNE, translated from the exons ATGTCTGGGTCAAAAAGCATCCTTTGGATCACCTTTG CAGCGTTTTGTGTAACCACAGGAAGTTGTAAAGTATTTTATCGAAAAACTGGAGATACCGTAAAAATGGACTGTGCTTCTGGGGGTCCAAAGAACGAAGTAGAGTGGAAAATGAACAACATGCTGGTGCTAGCCCTGGACAAAACAGGAAGAACACGCAAAG CTGGTTTAGGCAATAGTGATAGGGTACGGCTAGAAGGAAACTCGCTGAAGATTTCCGCATTGCAGCGCACCGACTCTGGTGAATTCACATGCAAAGCAGACAAGCACATCCTGTATGTGGCATCAG CCAATGCAAACCCTTCTGTGGTGATGCACTCCGGTGAAACAAAGCTAAGCTGTGATATCACTGGGGACTTTAAAGCCACATTTAAATGGATAACACCAAATTCTACAATGTATGGCACAAATAAGGAGGTGACTGTGAAAGCTACCTCAGAACATTCAGGATCCTGGAAATGCACCATCACAAATAATAAGGAGGATGTGATAACGCTGGAAGTGATCGTCAAAGTTGTTG GTCCTCTGATCACCTCGGAGAAAGTTACAGTTTCTGAAGGGGACTCTGCAGTGCTGCCGTGTTCTCTACCAAACTCCAGTGAACTGTCTATAACGGGGGGCTCATGGGCACGTAACCCCTCTGGTGTCCACTTGGTCACATTAATGAGGATAGAGAGTGAGGTCAAATGGAATAAAACTAAAGTCAATACTGATAAAGTTGGCTTCAGTGACACAAAGCTGTCAAACTTTGATGTGAAACTGAAAAAG GTGAAGCTTGATGAtgctggtgtgtatgtgtgcagtcTGATGTTTGACAATGGAAAATCTCTGAGTGCTAGTTTGATGTTGATGGTTTCAAAAAGAGTTGGACCTCCTCCTG GGACAGATTCTAATAGACCTACAATGCAAAGAATGTGGTTTGGTTTGCCTTTGTGGATCTGGATTTTATTGTTAGCGattctgtttgttgttgtgcTTTTCATTGTTGCCACCATTGTATTTTTGtgctacaaaaagaaaagaatgaag aggaagatgaagaactCTAAGCGGCAACCAAAGAATTTCTGCATGTGTGACAG GACTAAGAAGCAGCCTGGTAAAAGCCCTGGTAAAAGCCCAGGTAAAAGAGGGCGGCCTCCACCTCTCCCCAGGCATCAGTACAGCTCTTTAAATGAATAA
- the LOC113643586 gene encoding uncharacterized protein LOC113643586 isoform X2 — protein sequence MSGSKSILWITFAFCVTTGSCKVFYRKTGDTVKMDCASGGPKNEVEWKMNNMLVLALDKTGRTRKAGLGNSDRVRLEGNSLKISALQRTDSGEFTCKADKHILYVASANANPSVVMHSGETKLSCDITGDFKATFKWITPNSTMYGTNKEVTVKATSEHSGSWKCTITNNKEDVITLEVIVKVVGPLITSEKVTVSEGDSAVLPCSLPNSSELSITGGSWARNPSGVHLVTLMRIESEVKWNKTKVNTDKVGFSDTKLSNFDVKLKKVKLDDAGVYVCSLMFDNGKSLSASLMLMVSKRVGPPPGTDSNRPTMQRMWFGLPLWIWILLLAILFVVVLFIVATIVFLCYKKKRMKRKMKNSKRQPKNFCMCDRTKKQPGKSPGKSPGKRGRPPPLPRHQYSSLNE from the exons ATGTCTGGGTCAAAAAGCATCCTTTGGATCACCTTTG CGTTTTGTGTAACCACAGGAAGTTGTAAAGTATTTTATCGAAAAACTGGAGATACCGTAAAAATGGACTGTGCTTCTGGGGGTCCAAAGAACGAAGTAGAGTGGAAAATGAACAACATGCTGGTGCTAGCCCTGGACAAAACAGGAAGAACACGCAAAG CTGGTTTAGGCAATAGTGATAGGGTACGGCTAGAAGGAAACTCGCTGAAGATTTCCGCATTGCAGCGCACCGACTCTGGTGAATTCACATGCAAAGCAGACAAGCACATCCTGTATGTGGCATCAG CCAATGCAAACCCTTCTGTGGTGATGCACTCCGGTGAAACAAAGCTAAGCTGTGATATCACTGGGGACTTTAAAGCCACATTTAAATGGATAACACCAAATTCTACAATGTATGGCACAAATAAGGAGGTGACTGTGAAAGCTACCTCAGAACATTCAGGATCCTGGAAATGCACCATCACAAATAATAAGGAGGATGTGATAACGCTGGAAGTGATCGTCAAAGTTGTTG GTCCTCTGATCACCTCGGAGAAAGTTACAGTTTCTGAAGGGGACTCTGCAGTGCTGCCGTGTTCTCTACCAAACTCCAGTGAACTGTCTATAACGGGGGGCTCATGGGCACGTAACCCCTCTGGTGTCCACTTGGTCACATTAATGAGGATAGAGAGTGAGGTCAAATGGAATAAAACTAAAGTCAATACTGATAAAGTTGGCTTCAGTGACACAAAGCTGTCAAACTTTGATGTGAAACTGAAAAAG GTGAAGCTTGATGAtgctggtgtgtatgtgtgcagtcTGATGTTTGACAATGGAAAATCTCTGAGTGCTAGTTTGATGTTGATGGTTTCAAAAAGAGTTGGACCTCCTCCTG GGACAGATTCTAATAGACCTACAATGCAAAGAATGTGGTTTGGTTTGCCTTTGTGGATCTGGATTTTATTGTTAGCGattctgtttgttgttgtgcTTTTCATTGTTGCCACCATTGTATTTTTGtgctacaaaaagaaaagaatgaag aggaagatgaagaactCTAAGCGGCAACCAAAGAATTTCTGCATGTGTGACAG GACTAAGAAGCAGCCTGGTAAAAGCCCTGGTAAAAGCCCAGGTAAAAGAGGGCGGCCTCCACCTCTCCCCAGGCATCAGTACAGCTCTTTAAATGAATAA